caccacatgttgccttcacttcaatctaagccatgtttaggtatagcagtacgtagcgttggtaaaccaagcacggagatataagagaggacacttctctctaatagctacctaataacaacctaaattaaccccccaaaacccccaaaccccccctttcaaaaaaaaacctcagctcctgccaggtgctgacgcgtggatgcctattggtcccggttggtggcacgaaccgggaccaaaggccctcctgcctgggctccccgcaccggccacgtggacggcttttactcccggttcgtgtaagaaccgggactaaagggctagggcattagtaacgaccctttagtcccggttcctgaaccgggactaaaggcccttatgaaccggggtaaaagccccttttcctactagtacACCATATTAATTGAACTTGATCTGTTATGTGATTTAAACTTTGCTTTTCCCAATCACCATGTGTTTTCCAAAATTACTATTAAAACAACTTTGTTCTTCCTAGAGCACCGGCAGCAACCACATCATGAAAGGGTCGAGGGGAAGATGATCTGATATGTGTCACTGAAAGCGAAAGTAAAATTCCCATACATGACCTTCATATTACCTGCCAATTCACAAGTGCATGTTCTGTATCAAATATAAATATAATTGTTCCCTGTGTCGAAAGATGGATTCTGTATTTTATAGGATTCTAGCTCTTTGACCCTTTCTGCATGCTCTTACATATATGTGCTTTCATTAAGAAGAAAAATCTACCATGCTAGCTTAGTTGATCCAGGGCTTAAGCTATATACCAAAATAACACTGAGATTAGTTCTGTCAGAAGTACCTTGAGCCTTTTTATTTTTATATTCTCTTTTGTGCACTCATTTAATGCGACTTGGAATCTGAAGTAGAAAATATCATAAAGAGCTTGATGACTTATAACATTACTTGTCACAGTATATTAAAGGGTGTTTAGGTGACCAATTAGGAAATAATCAATTGTGAGTGCTTAATATTTTTACAGTGCGTCATATAAATTACCAAAATATCCGTAATTGGGATATTAAGGCTTAAATGGACAAGTCCCATAAATAGTAAACATACCTCATATACTGGTTGTCGGTAAACCAACCACTAAGATTTTGATTCAGTGTTTGCCTAAAGAAATTACTCCCCCATTTTGATTTCATCATTTTTTTGAACAGCTCAAGCCATTTTTGTCGTTGTATGACAAGGCTGTCGATGTCATCACTGAGCCTTCTTCTTTGCTTCAGAGGCTTATTGTGCTGCTATAGTTCTCTGTCTCTTATCCACTCGCCCATCGTAGTGCAAATTTGCAGTTTACTTGAACTTTGTTGTGATGAGAGATTCAGTTTCTTTGGGCAAAAGGTCTGGCCAAACAAATAAATGCATGATATTTATCTTTTGGTTTCTATCATACCAAAGCGAGGTATTTCACGTCATATTTTATAACAAATGCGTCGATGGCATGCATATATAGGGTCATCTTTTTAGATATATTTTATGGGGTGATTACTACTGTGAGTATCTACCATCACCTACTCAGATATATTTCCATCCTGAGATATATTGAGTAATATCAGATGTTAATTGAAATATTTATATCAAAGGTTTGATCATTGAACTTAGTTGATTAATTCCTTGATACATTTCTATCTTGAGATAGTCCCTACATTTCCATCCTGAGATACCTATTTTTTTCTATTACCGGGTTAGGAAAAACGGGATTCTGTGGGAGTTGGGGTTGGGCAAGTAGCACCACTTTGATTAAGTCCACATCATAATTGAGAGGCATTGTAGTAGTGGGTCAGTTCATAGATAATGCCATGTTTTATATGCAATGCTTCAATGGTTGTATTACCGGGTTGGATGAGTGCACCTGGATACGGACAAGAGACCAACAATAACAAACAATTGGTCAAGCTCTGTCAAAGCGGCAGGGATCAGAGAGTATCATATGTGTCTTTGCTTTCAAAATTGAAAAGGGGAACCATCACTCCCTGGTTATAAGCTTTAAAAGGCTAAGGTACAAAAATGCAAGTGCATTTTTTGTCTACACATAAATTGGTCTATGCAATATATCTAACACATTGCCTGCATCAGGTTAAGTGACGTGCCATCTATGGAGTTGATCGAGAAGGCAGCCGAATGAAGCAACTAAGTAGTATGCCTAAGAAGCTATGGCTACgtagtttttatttatttatattatgtTCCTGCTCTTGGTACTTCCTCTCTCATATTCACGCTCTTAGTACCGAGCTTAATATCAAGTGGTTACCTTTTGTGGTCTCATGAACACACTAAATTGAATGCTGCCTTATTTCTCATGCCGATGTCAATCTCGATGATGTTTTCCTCCTATTACATGTGAATGTTTCCTCTTCCTTTTAGTTTGTTGTATCCTGTTTGAATACGTCGCTAAACCCGACTTCCTATTAATTTGAGCAATATTTGTTTGGACACATTGTTGTGACCGGTACCCTCACGCCAAGGCGCGTTTCCGATCTAGTAGGACGGAATGGAAGTGGTCGCAAACTCGATCTCTTCATGCCCCCGCGCCAATTAGAATCATATGGTCCTGCATGGACATGCAACCAATAGAGAACTAAATCCTTAATTTATGTTTTCCAGCGGCATTCGCTACACGCACACAGCTGCATACCTGGCTGTATCCCCATTAAAGCACGTGCCGCTCACCCATTGGTCCGATTTTGACTGATAAGAAAAAGTCAAAAAATATGATAAATTAAACCTGGCCAGGTTTAGTATATTTAGAATTTACCAACGTACACGATAGCACCGTGCGCACACAAACCAACAGGCACAACCATCGATCAGGCATGGTACATGTCCAGGAACAGGTCGACCTCGTAGACGAGGGACTCCGGCGTGGGGCTGCCGGCGCGCGTCATGACGCAGTACCCGCGCGCCATCCTGAAGGCGCCGGTGCCGCCCACCACGGCGCGCTCGATGGCGCTCGTGAAGCTCAGCACGGGGCCCAGCATGGCCAGCGTGCTCCCGCGGCGCTCGCCGGCCGTGAAGACGAGGTTGATCGCCGATTGCGCACCCGGCGGGCTCACGAGCCCCGCGTTGAGGAAGAGGCCCTGGTACCGGCCGACGAGCGACGAGTTCCTCGCGTCCGGCCCGTCGCGCAGCTCGTCGTCGAGCACGCCGATCGCCCCGAACGTCGCGTCGGCGCCCAGCGGCGACGGCACCGCCGTGAGCGTCGTGGCGTTCGGGCCGGCGAAGGTCTCGTGCATGTACAGGTGGATGTGCGTGAAACCGTGGTCGCTGGCGCCGGTGCCGGCGCGCGCTGCGAGGTAGGGTGCCGGCCACAAGGCCAGCAGGAGGAGGAGCAACAGCGAGGGCAAGGAGGGGGTCATGGTGATCAGAATTCAGAACGTGTAGCAACTGATATTTCAGTTTCAGCTGAGGTGTGGAAGTGCAGCGTTCCTGCCGATGGATTCAGCTTGCTCATAACGGTCCGTAGGCTTCATCGGCTCGTTGAGGGACCGCGTCTGAGTATGACCTGCAGGCTAACAATAGACCTGCATCTGCATGCCTGTATATGTAGCTGTCACAACTAACAAATTAATTAGGACATTATTCTAAAAAAAATATTAGGACATTCATTTTATATAGTTTCAAAAAACAAGAATTCTTTAGCTTTCTAAACACTAGTATTATCTACTGCTCTGATCATCTGGTTGA
This window of the Triticum aestivum cultivar Chinese Spring chromosome 5D, IWGSC CS RefSeq v2.1, whole genome shotgun sequence genome carries:
- the LOC123125175 gene encoding dirigent protein 1-like; the encoded protein is MTPSLPSLLLLLLLALWPAPYLAARAGTGASDHGFTHIHLYMHETFAGPNATTLTAVPSPLGADATFGAIGVLDDELRDGPDARNSSLVGRYQGLFLNAGLVSPPGAQSAINLVFTAGERRGSTLAMLGPVLSFTSAIERAVVGGTGAFRMARGYCVMTRAGSPTPESLVYEVDLFLDMYHA